One window of the Candidatus Methylomirabilota bacterium genome contains the following:
- a CDS encoding polymer-forming cytoskeletal protein: MAFIGEGSEIEGKYTFTGTGTVLLNGKFHGEITTTDELIIGEKAVANATIRAGSVVIWGEVVGNVLASDRVELKGEARVFGNIEAPVVVLDDGVLFEGQCRMAAMRPDEEEAQDSSVIPLRR, translated from the coding sequence ATGGCCTTCATCGGCGAGGGCTCCGAGATTGAGGGGAAGTACACGTTCACCGGCACTGGAACTGTCCTGCTGAATGGCAAGTTCCATGGCGAGATCACGACCACGGATGAGCTCATCATCGGGGAGAAAGCCGTCGCCAACGCTACCATCCGGGCGGGGTCGGTGGTGATCTGGGGTGAGGTAGTGGGCAACGTCCTGGCCAGCGACCGCGTAGAGCTCAAGGGGGAGGCTCGAGTTTTCGGCAACATCGAAGCCCCCGTCGTAGTCCTCGACGACGGTGTCCTCTTCGAAGGGCAGTGCCGGATGGCCGCCATGAGGCCCGATGAGGAGGAGGCTCAGGATTCCTCGGTGATTCCGTTACGCCGCTGA